A window of Mercenaria mercenaria strain notata chromosome 16, MADL_Memer_1, whole genome shotgun sequence contains these coding sequences:
- the LOC123539732 gene encoding uncharacterized protein LOC123539732 isoform X4 — MQRDRHCTLPSLDYVTERCRGMMSCCASISFCIFERLNECLQVPGFGILLFSVGITVGILYYFVASLGRSIIGVALVVKYFKDDYNATENQIGIAFFHTIKGSIDLLTAVSVVCKVRQRHVYIVLCTGTLLCLLYGSVELWREVPCDDVSCDKNVKRVSSYFAIFDWFMFFCLIILMCSPREELYD; from the exons ATGCCGGGGTATGATGTCTTGCTGCGCATCTATAAGCTTTTGTATATTTGAACGTTTAAATGAATGTTTGCAAGTTCCAG GTTTCGGAATTTTGCTATTTTCTGTCGGCATAACAG TTGGAATTCTTTATTACTTTGTCGCAAGTTTGGGAAGAAGCATTATAG GTGTCGCTCTGGTTGTGAAGTACTTTAAAGACGATTACAATGCGACAGAAAATCAAATTGGTATTGCTTTTTTTCATACAATAAAGGGATCTATAGACCTTCTAACGGCAGTTTCTGTTGTATGTAAAGTTCGTCAAAGACATGTATACATAGTGTTGTGTACTGGAACTTTGCTTTGTTTATTGTATG GGTCAGTGGAATTATGGAGAGAAGTTCCATGCGATGATGTCAGCTGTGATAAAAATGTTAAACGTGTGTCTAGTTATTTTGCCATATTTGATTGGTTTATGTTTTTCTGTTTGATTATTCTTATGTGCAGTCCGAGAGAAGAGTTATATGATTAA